From a single Acidimicrobiales bacterium genomic region:
- a CDS encoding LytR C-terminal domain-containing protein, translating to MNVGRRSGGLGPSNAAATPRALLIVGVAVAIGLLMLWKGLDSSPVAADRQTPALTDDVPVADPVPGATGSAITTEPPTELPDAVVPTSTVPTTTEALFPTPTHAPNEVKVLVANGSGVSGAAGKVTDMLSPLGWAMESPSNADKTGTTRVYYRTAYLADARKIVDHFGEIPSLLEKMPTGGPAVPAKAEDRVANADIVVVLGSDQRIQSN from the coding sequence ATGAACGTCGGCCGCCGCAGCGGGGGGCTCGGACCGAGCAACGCCGCCGCTACGCCTCGTGCCCTCCTGATCGTCGGCGTGGCCGTGGCGATCGGCCTGCTCATGCTCTGGAAGGGACTGGACAGCTCGCCGGTGGCGGCCGACAGGCAGACTCCCGCCCTCACCGATGACGTTCCGGTTGCCGATCCGGTGCCGGGAGCGACGGGCTCTGCCATCACGACCGAACCGCCGACCGAGCTGCCTGACGCCGTGGTGCCGACCTCGACGGTCCCGACGACCACCGAGGCCCTGTTCCCGACCCCGACGCACGCTCCCAACGAGGTGAAGGTCCTGGTGGCCAACGGTTCCGGGGTCTCGGGCGCTGCCGGCAAGGTCACCGACATGCTCAGCCCGTTGGGTTGGGCGATGGAGTCGCCGTCGAACGCCGACAAGACCGGCACCACGCGGGTCTACTACCGCACCGCCTACCTCGCCGATGCCAGGAAGATCGTGGACCACTTCGGCGAGATCCCCTCCCTGCTAGAGAAGATGCCGACGGGTGGGCCGGCGGTTCCGGCCAAGGCCGAGGACCGTGTGGCGAACGCCGACATCGTGGTGGTCCTGGGCTCGGACCAGCGCATCCAGTCCAACTGA